The sequence AGGACTTGACCCACTTTACACATTATCATAGTATCATAGAATTCTTCTTCGAATAAATTGATTGCTAAACCTATCTATAATTTCCCCCAACAATTTGTTATCAAGAATTCTGCTAGTAATGCATTTATTTCCAATAATTTATTGCTTACAAGAAGattcaaagaaaacaaataaaagaaggttacaaatAGATTCATTCATGGAAGAAAGAACCCTGTTGCCAACTTGCGTGGCTCTATACCTAGGCCCCAGACACAAATGGAGCACAAAAAGACTGCACTTTCCCCGTTTCAAGCGCTGAAAATTCTTAGGTGCACTCCCATCATTTATTTACCACACAAgaacatatatataataattaagATCTAATACAATAGAGATTTATTGGGATGATAGTACTTATGATCATTATTGATGATAGGCTTACTATCATAAGTACTGGTGAATGGTGGTTACTGTACGTGCAGCTGATGCGACACTCTACGTAATTTGAGATGAACACCTTGTTGTGGACGAAGTGTAATAATGTTGGCAGGAGTATGAGTATAGGATGGCGAAATCTCAAATGCGAAACATTGTAGAATAGTTGCCAAACCCAACTTTGTTTCAACCATGGCAAATTGTTGCCCAATGCATATCTGATGGCCCCCACCAAATGGGAAGAATAAAAATTGATTGTTTGTAGCTTTAGCAACTCCTTCTGAGAATCTCTCTGGTTTGAACTCATCTACATCTTTACCCCAGAATTCACTAGAATGATGAAAAAGGACTGTAGGTATTACAATTTGTACTCCAGCTGGGAGAGTTGTATCTCCATGTTTAAAGTCTTTGTTGGTAAACCGAAGGAGCGTTGGTGCTGGTGGATATAGTCTAAGCACCTCCAACAAAATCATGGGAATCTGCAATATATTTGTGaaagaaaatttagaaaattaaGCTATATTATATGTGTGAGCCAtgatatagcaaaaaaaaaatgtgagccATGGAGCTGAACTAGGTCTGGAAcaaaatctagggttttgaaTCCATCAAAACCAGGTATTTTTCTAAGCTATTGCCAGAAATTTGGGCCGAAACTTCACAATTTTAGCCAAGATGGCCAagatttagaaccatgcttCTAAGTAAATTTATACTTACGATTTTGAGTTGGTTTAGTCCATCCCAATGTGGCTTTTCGTTCCCAAAGACTTGACAGACCTCTTCCCTTGCACGGACTTGCCATTCTGGGTGCAAACTTAATACGACCATCGCCCATGTCAACAAAACTGCTACAGTCTCTTGCCCAGCAAAGTAGAATACCTTACAGTGTCCAATGATATCATCAATGGTTATCTTTCCTTGATCTTGGTAGAAGGATTCTAATAACAGGGATAGTAAATCCTTGTGGCTCTCTCCTGTTTTCAAAACTTTTACTTTGCCATTGATGATCTTTGTCAATAGATTGTTCACTTCTTCATTAGTTTCCTGCATTCTTCTACTGTCTTTCATGGGCAAATATCTGTACACAATGTTTGAGTAGGCAAGGATTCAGATTCCAtggtgtgtatatatatatatatatatatatacatactacACTTTAAACGAAAGACCAAtgtaacgaaaaaaaaaagaacaaatacaAAAATACTATAATCTCTCAGATGAGCTGGAAAAACTAGACTAGGGGAGAAAGATGCTCTTTCTACCATGCAGAAAGGAAGCTAAATATGGAAAAGGAGAGAGCTACCTCAGGTCCTCAGGTTTGGTTGCTGCTGCTGCGAAGATACTCAAAATGGATTCCAACCTGCCCTTTTATAGATGGAGCTAGGTAAGGATCAAGTGACCATTAATTCAGACCCGTTATGGCTACGTGTGCCTATGGGCTTAGACGAATATAATAAATGAttagattattattgtttgTTTAGGGTATCCATCCTAAggttaatttaaaaataataccAACAATGAAGACATTACTGCATTCATAGCCGATTCAAAAATGTGGTTGGAGAATAGGACATGATCAGAAATAGGCAGCGAGTTTTCTTGGGAAACTCTATTTTGTCTGTTCTATTTGTCAAAATAGTCAATAACTCgtgttaaaatttaaaataataaacaaaattctTCAATCGGTCTGTATATCAAATTAATACAAAGAAAAGTCCATTCAATATATTGTGACAGTTCAACCTGGTTATAACCTGATTTCAAGGTTCATTTACAAATAAACGGAGAAAAGATTGCTCCTTGATTATGGGGTCTTTGTATCAAGGTGGGGTTAATAAGGAATGCATATAATCCGAAGGACCTGTGATGGTAAAAGTATAATTTTGCCCCCCCCCCATGTTTGAATGCATAAGCCTACGATCAAAAACAGtcattttttgaaataaatattgagaaatttgattcaaattgtgGCTCATCAGTCAAAGGCAGAAATAGATTCTCTAAATCATCCTGTGGCTCTCTCTCCTAGATGATAACTAATGGAGTATGAAAGTAGAATAagctatttaaaaaaaaaaattaccgcccattttttggattatcacaataaaaaggaaaaaatgcaaaCTAAGAATAAAGGGTTTTTTTTCGTCCATCTAAATGCCTCAATTCTCATATTTTGATAGATACACTTTGGAAGGTATATCTAAATCTTCATTTAAATTGGAGTTTAACTTCCATTAAGATGTGATAATAGAAGGTTGGATAAGAAACGAAAAAAGCGTTGAGAGGTATTGGTTCTTTAATCCCACATCGACTATGGGAAGAGATTTGGTTAGTTGATAAACTCTAGCACCATTTTCATGGTCACAACATGTTTTAAAATTATGAGGATCCTCCATTTTGCCCAATTTAGTACTTATAATCGGAGAGTTTTGGAACTTCAAACATTTGCTTGAGGTAAAACTTCCCTAGACAATAGGACTTTATGAAGTTTAGCAAATTGGTATCTTCCTCAGGAAAAATAGACCACCACTAGCTATTATTGGACACGTGGAGTCAATTTAGTTTTATGCTGGTGGGGGATGGGGGGGGTCTATCTAGACCGTCTCATCGTTCAGCCAAAAAACTTTGTCTagaatttttatgaaaaaaatattataaatatcATTTGCTAGTACAATCAGTCGTTAATAAAACAGAATAGTCTTTACCTTCATCTTTGGATAACTTGAAGTCTTTACCTTCACCACATCAGTTTACatttaaatagaataaaatcaTTTACCCTTGCTCATCAAATAAAGGTCAGATAATGCATTTAAATGAATAATATTCCTTTTACCACCCTTTTAGGAGCAATCTTTCTGTTCCTCAACATCAAAAGTTGGTTAACCTTTGGGGTTGGCTTGTGATTCGAGTGATTACTAAAAAAATACGATTCAAATAATCTGTTGTCAAGAACttaaaaatgatttaatttatAAACAAAGTTTCCATACACTACAGTCAATAGTCTCATCTTATGATCACATCATGAGTAGATAAAGGATTCTTTCCACCTGATTGGCGAAGAAAAAATCATTGTCTGACTTGTCCATATTAAAAATGTGTAAAAGAGTCCTCTTATTCAAACATGATTTTGTGACATGTAGCTGGTCAATTAGGGCCTACTTTCACAAAGCCTGCCACAAATCGGCCACTCTGGAAGCTGActctaatattttattttatatcagCAGCTAACTCCAAATTCGAACTTAATTGAGAGTGACATCTCAAGCCAACGTTCAGTTTCCGCTGTGATATATCCATTTTTAACACAGCAGCTATTAACGGTCAAATGACAATTCTACCACGTGTAAGCCACGAGTACTTTTTCAtctcttctacccaaaaaaatggccacaagtaATTTTTCATCTTGGGATAACATTTTCTAGAGAAAACAGCTGGACACTTAATTTTCCCAATGAGAAGATGATTAGGTTATTCTTAAtctctattattttatttatatgggAATTCTTTTAGATAAGTTGTATGTCAAATTGAATTGTTAATCTAAATTATACAACCATGTAACCCTTATTCTTTTTTGGATCCGACTCCTCTCTATGTGTTGGAATGTTCAACATCTAAATTGGCATCCAATGACTAGAAGAACCTAGTCACTAACTCAACAACCGATGCATGGGAGGACCCGAACACCAATTCCAACACGTGGGTGCGCACCCCAAGTCCTTTCAGCTATCAAATGGTTGGGGCACCCAATGCATTGGAAAGAAacttcctcttttttatttttcataatctTTAACATTTCCAAATATTGTTCAAAACACAAGGATCTCACATTGGTTTGGAAATTTTCCCCTGACTAGTTAAATATAGAAACAACATGTTCACAAAGTATGAACTCAACCAAACATTTTCACGTAACAAAACAAGCCGTTGTTTCTCATAATAATTTACATAAGTTTGGTTTAACTCCAATGGATACATCTCCCACCCACTACCATTTAGAGTGCACCAAAGAACATTTATAAAAACAAATCCCAAATCATCAAAGTAGAATCAGTTATTTAATCCCCCTAAACAAGGATGTATTGTAAACACATCATATACTGATCAAATTCAGATATTCCATGTCCAGATATAAATATCACTGAGTGGATATTGATGTGGATCAAATTAGGATTTTCGATCAACCGTTTATTTTATTCTGACTTTTGAAATCCtaacaaaagaaaacacaaaccaaatccacccccacccccacccccacccccactgcCTATTAAAAAAAGGATAAACAAAAAGATCTTTCCCAAGCTCCTTGAGGGatgagaaaataggaagaagagagaaacagaAGGCTTTCTGTTATTCCCATGCGTATTATAGTATTATAGTATTATAGTATATAACAGTTCAATCCTTACCCTTGAATTTTTTGTTGAGAAAAGCTTAATTATATGATTATGTATGATACAGGTGTTgtatttatgggctaaattaattattcggattgattaaatgggtgagagtcaaattgcatgaatcggtttggtccactctcaagtttagggatgtGTTGGtccaacccattgtggtttagggttttgggtgcaggacagtattataagtactaggttttgggtccctacaacaattattcatttttcctcactttaccactaaagtgagagaaccaaggaggtttaaggggttgtagaagatccatagtcAAGCCAAGAgtgcgaaagtgggagtgaccaacatcaatcatcttcagcatactaggtgaaaggtacaatttCAATCCTCTACGATCTGATCAATTATTCATGTTTTAATTTATATCATATTCTAGTTATCTATATGGGAACCGATTAGGGTCTattgtgaaaccctaatttagatttaacaagtggtattagagccaatCCATACAGAGCTAGAATCGATTGGTAGTGATTTATGATCTCAAGAATGAGTGAGGAGATCCTCCGTTGAAAAgacctttaaaattttatttatcagATACCCTACTAATTCAACCAATTCCTTTCCATGGTTAAAGAATATGGAAGAGAAAGCATAGTAGGGGtaattaattttgaattttgatttaataatataattatatttacaattctaaaaatcGTACTCATAAAGGCAGTTTGAACTTTTGGATATAGAGATCGGTTAACATATTTAAATCCAATTGGAAAGTTTTAGAATTTGCTTTAATGCAATACAGTAGTATAGttacttaataaataaataaataagatataGTAAATATCATAAATAATTGGGTGAAATAATGACCTCTCTAGTGGGGTGGGTTGTTATTTGGATATGAGTCATGGGATTAATGGTAAACGGACatatttcaaccaaaaaaaaaaaNNNNNNNNNNNNNNNNNNNNNNNNNNNNNNNNNNNNNNNNNNNNNNNNNNNNNNNNNNNNNNNNNNNNNNNNNNNNNNNNNNNNNNNNNNNNNNNNNNNNNNNNNNNNNNNNNNNNNNNNNNNNNNNNNNNNNNNNNNNNNNNNNNNNNNNNNNNNNNNNNNNNNNNNNNNNNNNNNNNNNNNNNNNNNNNNNNNNNNNNNNNNNNNNNNNNNNNNNNNNNNNNNNNNNNNNNNNNNNNNNNNNNNNNNNNNNNNNNNNNNNNNNNNNNNNNNNNNNNNNNNNNNNNNNNNNNNNNNNNNNNNNNNNNNNNNNNNNNNNNNNNNNNNNNNNNNNNNNNNNNNNNNNNNNNNNNNNNNNNNNNNNNNNNNNNNNNNNNNNNNNNNNNNNNNNNNNNNNNNNNNNNNNNNNNNNNNNNNNNNNNNNNNNNNNNNNNNNNNNNNNNNNNNNNNNNNNNNNNNNNNNNNNNNNNNNNNNNNNNNNNNNNNNNNNNNNNNNNNNNNNNNNNNNNNNNNNNNNNNNNNNNNNNNNNNNNNNNNNNNNNNNNNNNNNNNNNNNNNNNNNNNNNNNNNNNNNNNNNNNNNNNNNNNNNNNNNNNaaaaaaaaaaaaagagagtgcaACGCTGCCAGAGTCGGAGCTGGTgaggaaaaggggaaggaagaccgTGGAGCGGCAGTATTGAGTAAGTTTTGTACGACAAAAATTACAAacggatgagatcttttatttttcatctgaCGGCCACTATTCActagcatacctaattcctaggtatcgtgctagcatacctatccctctcccttaaaaGAATAATGGGCTCGAGCcattttttaagttgttttaagtCTTGGGCTGGTGGGCTAAAGCCCATTTTGTATTATGTTATATGTTTAAGTTAATTCTAATGGGCTAAGCCCACTGACTTGATCCATTAAAAGGAGTCAATTGATTATTGTGGTTCAAAGAACCGAACCATGAACCAAAATCAGATTGGGGTTACATGATAAACCGGTTCAGGGCTGTACCGAACTGGTCGGGTTGACCCAAAAACCTGACCTGTTGACCCGTATTTTGACCCACTTTGGTTTTCCTGGTTGGTTGCCAAAAAAGTTCTCCAATTGTGATTTTTCAACGTTGACCGAGAaagtatttatttaaaaaaaaaacttaaaggtgttgtttggttttttgtttttcggGTTTTTATTTTAAACCACTTTAAATGCCATTTTAAATGTCGTTTTAAGGTCAAATTGAAATCCGTTTTTTGTGTTGGATTTATTGTTTCAGGtgacatttaatgatctaatacgatatatgacatatttatttgaaattttatgttgtatttattttttaatcattgtAACAAGAGGGCATAAATCAATGTTTTGAAAAACGCACAtattattggttaccatgaaattggaaaaggttttttaaattgaaatatgttaatatggaaaagggtgtaaacttccgctcattcttagctgcaaagtaatttttttttaggaaaccgTGAAAGggtgaggtggaatccaccaaagtggcatatcttattcttccatgattttccacagggcagcaatgtaggtgacatttgcccaaagatgATGtaaccaaagttaagaaaatgacagtaacttAGAAGGTCCCAAGctcaaaggtgaggggatttcaaaagttattgttcttttcacagttaatatggatttacaagaggaccaatgcattcttagcccaaatgataggaatgtagtaacggttgtgactcttataTGGTTATT is a genomic window of Macadamia integrifolia cultivar HAES 741 chromosome 13, SCU_Mint_v3, whole genome shotgun sequence containing:
- the LOC122059878 gene encoding cytochrome P450 72A397-like, with amino-acid sequence MKDSRRMQETNEEVNNLLTKIINGKVKVLKTGESHKDLLSLLLESFYQDQGKITIDDIIGHCKVFYFAGQETVAVLLTWAMVVLSLHPEWQVRAREEVCQVFGNEKPHWDGLNQLKIIPMILLEVLRLYPPAPTLLRFTNKDFKHGDTTLPAGVQIVIPTVLFHHSSEFWGKDVDEFKPERFSEGVAKATNNQFLFFPFGGGHQICIGQQFAMVETKLGLATILQCFAFEISPSYTHTPANIITLRPQQGVHLKLRRVSHQLHFDAFFGLLTKYCVSKYDSIVQSLLMQAPPNTAAIGAEAARAISKEMPVELLRASLPHTDDHQRKLLVDFAQRSMPVTGFNVHGGGSGGHINSESVPG